From one Pristis pectinata isolate sPriPec2 chromosome 14, sPriPec2.1.pri, whole genome shotgun sequence genomic stretch:
- the LOC127577718 gene encoding T-complex protein 11-like protein 1, which yields MPLEPEKPPEGNGEEKPVSTHLNRQSDSEAENLHHQIGRRTEISRSGNTLSSVSPNLVSVEELIEAEKGVCNMALAHEIVVDEGFVIKQRDLPESSFEKTIEDIMKKAFWDCLQAQLNENPPVYDHAIKLLGEIKETLLSFLLPGHTRLRNQINEVLDLELIKQEAENNALNIPKLADFIIGMMGTLCAPIRDDDIKLIRGISDVVPLFREIFAVLDLMKLDMVNFAISSIRPHLMKQSVDYERKCFQEFFDKQHGSLEVATEWLQEAASEVLASDTSVLDGATAGATDVSALCPTSVLNHAYVKLLKWDHASRLFPEPVLMDQSRFEEMQRELNQLTITAAVLLVIYNMTGAAISGLSGFLDRLKGIIKVLLTGMHTHSFHLAEAMTSMSEQICVEVNNCLTQHGFSLLPTEKAMVLKGQIQAISNPDNSVRKLIDVRMQTFLKMHLAASNPKSVSVPGGLGPIKRELEEITVKFLHLVNYNKLVFSPYYDTILAKVLQRNETQLPGAECNYRS from the exons ATGCCACTGGAGCCAGAGAAACCACCTGAAGGTAACGGGGAGGAAAAACCTGTGAGTACACACCTTAATAGGCAGAGTGATTCAGAAGCCGAAAATCTACATCATCAAATAGGACGAAGGACTGAAATCTCCCGCAGTGGAAACACTCTTTCTT CTGTTTCTCCTAATCTGGTTTCTGTAGAGGAGTTAATTGAGGCAGAAAAAGGAGTTTGTAACATGGCTTTAGCCCATGAGATCGTGGTTGATGAAGGTTTTGTAATCAAACAGCGCGATCTACCAGAGAGCAG TTTTGAGAAAACAATTGAAGATATTATGAAGAAAGCTTTTTGGGATTGTTTACAAGCTCAGCTAAATGAGAATCCACCAGTTTACGACCATGCAATCAAGCTTCTAGGTGAGATTAAAGAG ACTCTGCTCTCATTCTTGCTGCCTGGTCACACCAGGCTGAGGAACCAAATCAATGAAGTTCTGGATCTGGAACTCATAAAACAGGAGGCTGAGAACAATGCATTGAACATCCCAAAGCTAGCTGACTTCATCATTGGGATGATGGGAACACTCTGCGCTCCCATTAGGGATGATGACATCAAGCTCATCAGGGGCATCTCGGATGTGGTGCCATTATTCAG GGAGATTTTTGCTGTGCTGGATTTAATGAAGCTTGACATGGTGAATTTTGCCATTAGCAGTATTCGACCACACTTGATGAAACAGTCTGTTGATTATGAGCGAAAATGTTTCCAGGAATTCTTTGATAAGCAACACG GTTCATTGGAGGTCGCTACAGAATGGCTGCAAGAGGCAGCGAGTGAAGTCCTGGCCTCTGATACTTCTGTGCTTGATGGAGCCACAGCTGGTGCCACAGATGTTTCAGCATTGTGCCCTACCTCAGTGTTAAACCATGCATATGTTAAATTGCTGAAATGGGATCATGCCAGTAGACTCTTCCCAGAG CCTGTGCTGATGGACCAATCCCGTTTTGAGGAGATGCAGAGGGAGCTGAATCAGCTGACCATTACTGCAGCTGTCCTGCTAGTTATATACAACATGACCGGTGCTGCCATTTCAGGGCTTTCTGGCTTCCTGGACAGACTGAAGGGGATTATTAAAGTCTTACTGACAGGCATGCATACTCA CTCCTTTCACCTTGCCGAAGCTATGACCAGTATGAGTGAGCAGATCTGTGTGGAGGTAAATAACTGCTTAACTCAACATGGTTTCTCACTACTACCTACTGAAAAAGCGATGGTGTTGAAAGGTCAAATCCAGGCCATATCTAATCCGGATAACTCTGTTCGCAAATTAATAG ATGTACGAATGCAGACTTTTCTGAAGATGCACCTCGCGGCAAGCAATCCAAAATCCGTTTCAGTCCCTGGAGGGCTTGGCCCCATTAAAAGAGAGCTGGAAGAGATAACAGTCAAATTTCTTCACCTTGTAAACTATAACAAGTTGGTCTTCAGTCCTTATTATGACACTATCTTGGCTAAAGTGCTCCAAAGGAATGAGACACAACTTCCAGGGGCAG AGTGCAACTACCGTTCCTGA